One stretch of Roseimicrobium sp. ORNL1 DNA includes these proteins:
- a CDS encoding glycoside hydrolase family 130 protein, producing the protein MSPVHLRRHEVTLLPESSRVIIRPFIPSEVHRVTTIIGRALALTEEEACLQLDAVKQEFEGRHFDIASLLMGHFQKVERHVFTQRPLSNERKMLIGALFSGEYALESAAIFNPSIVPHPDQSGLDAGALRFVMSLRATGEGHISSIEFRVGTISPEGNITLDPVSRFVTAPVIVPNPRYRKRRFIIKLAEMGFDGGHADAVMAPLAEDFTLSDLNKSIGTVRREHQPATRDLARTLECIQWLADSNYELSFSDKLAMSERIIFPVSPNETNGIEDARFVRFVDDDGSVMYYATYTAYNGRAILPMLIETEDFLHFRILTLNGRAVQNKGMALFPRRIQGRYVMLSRQDDENLFIMFSDNPHHWNDPEVILRPSEMWESVKVGNCGSPIETEAGWLVITHGVGPMRKYCIGAVLLDLENPTKVIARLRQPLLAPEGNEREGYVPNVVYSCGSLLHGRQLILPYAMSDKASAIASMSLDALLAALQSEAV; encoded by the coding sequence ATGAGTCCTGTCCACCTCCGGCGTCACGAGGTGACGCTCCTTCCCGAGAGCTCGAGGGTAATCATTCGTCCGTTCATCCCTTCGGAAGTCCATCGCGTTACCACCATCATCGGTCGGGCGCTTGCGCTCACGGAGGAGGAGGCCTGTCTTCAGTTGGATGCCGTGAAGCAGGAGTTCGAGGGGCGCCACTTCGACATCGCCTCTCTGCTGATGGGTCATTTCCAGAAGGTTGAGAGGCATGTGTTCACCCAGCGCCCGCTCTCCAACGAACGGAAAATGCTCATTGGCGCATTGTTCTCCGGTGAATATGCGCTGGAGTCCGCTGCCATCTTCAATCCCTCCATTGTGCCCCATCCAGACCAGAGCGGTCTTGATGCTGGCGCCCTGCGTTTCGTCATGAGCCTCCGCGCCACGGGCGAGGGGCATATCTCTTCCATCGAATTCCGCGTCGGCACCATCTCGCCAGAGGGAAACATCACACTGGACCCGGTGTCACGCTTTGTCACCGCACCCGTGATTGTCCCCAATCCCAGGTACAGAAAGCGACGCTTCATCATCAAACTGGCTGAGATGGGATTCGATGGCGGACATGCCGATGCCGTGATGGCCCCACTCGCGGAGGATTTCACGCTGAGCGACCTGAACAAAAGCATCGGTACCGTGCGGCGTGAACACCAGCCCGCCACACGCGATCTCGCCCGCACGCTGGAGTGCATCCAGTGGCTGGCCGACTCCAACTATGAGCTCAGCTTCTCTGACAAGCTCGCCATGAGCGAGCGCATCATCTTCCCCGTATCTCCGAATGAAACGAATGGCATTGAGGACGCACGCTTTGTCCGCTTCGTGGATGACGATGGGTCGGTGATGTATTACGCGACCTACACGGCTTACAATGGGCGGGCCATCCTGCCCATGCTCATCGAGACGGAGGACTTCCTCCACTTCCGCATCCTCACCCTCAATGGCCGTGCCGTGCAGAACAAGGGTATGGCGCTCTTCCCCCGGCGCATCCAGGGGCGCTACGTGATGCTCTCGCGGCAGGACGATGAGAACCTCTTCATCATGTTTTCGGACAATCCCCATCACTGGAATGACCCGGAGGTTATCCTCCGTCCCTCGGAGATGTGGGAATCCGTGAAGGTGGGCAACTGTGGCTCACCCATCGAGACGGAGGCCGGCTGGCTGGTCATTACCCACGGGGTCGGTCCCATGCGAAAATACTGCATTGGCGCTGTGTTGTTGGATCTCGAAAATCCCACCAAGGTCATCGCACGCCTGCGCCAGCCGCTCCTCGCCCCGGAAGGCAACGAGCGTGAAGGGTATGTGCCCAACGTCGTCTACAGTTGCGGTTCTCTGCTTCATGGTCGCCAGCTCATCCTGCCCTATGCCATGAGCGACAAAGCCTCCGCCATCGCGAGCATGTCGCTGGATGCCCTGCTGGCTGCGCTGCAATCGGAGGCGGTGTGA
- a CDS encoding ABC transporter substrate-binding protein has translation MDFPRRSFLLTGLCGLTLAALTNCKKEGGGDASTIVVGEVAALTGGTATFGQSAHAGTQMAVDEINAAGGLLGKKVKLVTEDDQSKQGEAGTVAKKLISRDKIVALLGEVASGRSLEMAPIAQKEGVPMISPASTNPKVTEVGDHIFRVCFIDPFQGTVMAKFALARGWKKVAVMTDVKQDYSVGLTQYFKEYFTKNGGTIVGEQSYSTGDKDFKAQLTKLKEGNPDAILASGYYNETGLIAVQARELGITAPLLGGDGWDSPSLVDVAGKAIEGSFFSNHFSAEDKAPIIQDFITKYKAKHGNTPDAMAALGYDSMMILANAIKKAGTTEGKALRDAIAATKDHAGITGVISLDEKRNANKPAVILTIKDGKFVYVETVAP, from the coding sequence ATGGACTTCCCCAGACGTAGTTTTCTCCTCACAGGCCTGTGTGGCCTCACCCTGGCCGCCCTTACCAATTGCAAAAAAGAAGGCGGCGGTGACGCCAGCACCATCGTCGTGGGGGAAGTCGCCGCCCTGACCGGGGGCACGGCCACCTTTGGCCAGTCCGCCCACGCCGGCACGCAGATGGCGGTGGATGAAATCAATGCCGCCGGCGGTCTGCTGGGCAAGAAGGTGAAGCTCGTCACGGAGGACGACCAGTCCAAGCAGGGCGAAGCCGGTACCGTGGCCAAGAAGCTCATCTCCCGCGACAAGATCGTGGCCCTCCTCGGGGAAGTGGCCTCCGGTCGCTCCCTGGAAATGGCGCCCATTGCCCAAAAGGAAGGCGTGCCGATGATTTCCCCCGCCTCCACGAACCCCAAGGTCACCGAAGTGGGCGACCATATCTTCCGTGTGTGCTTCATCGACCCCTTCCAGGGCACGGTGATGGCCAAGTTCGCCCTCGCCCGCGGCTGGAAGAAGGTCGCCGTGATGACGGACGTGAAGCAGGACTACAGCGTGGGTCTTACCCAGTATTTCAAGGAGTACTTCACCAAGAACGGCGGCACCATCGTGGGTGAACAGAGCTACAGCACCGGGGACAAGGACTTCAAGGCCCAGCTCACCAAGCTGAAGGAAGGCAATCCGGACGCCATCCTCGCCTCCGGCTACTACAACGAGACCGGCCTCATCGCCGTGCAGGCCCGCGAACTCGGGATCACTGCACCCCTTCTGGGTGGCGATGGCTGGGACTCCCCCTCCCTGGTGGACGTAGCTGGCAAGGCCATTGAAGGCAGCTTCTTCTCCAACCACTTCTCCGCCGAGGACAAGGCGCCCATCATTCAGGACTTCATCACGAAGTACAAGGCCAAGCATGGTAATACGCCGGACGCCATGGCCGCTCTGGGTTATGACTCCATGATGATCCTGGCCAATGCGATCAAGAAGGCGGGTACCACCGAGGGCAAGGCCCTGCGCGACGCCATCGCCGCGACCAAGGACCATGCCGGCATCACGGGCGTCATCTCACTGGATGAAAAGCGCAATGCCAACAAGCCGGCGGTCATTCTGACGATCAAGGACGGCAAATTCGTATACGTCGAAACCGTCGCCCCCTAA
- a CDS encoding branched-chain amino acid ABC transporter permease — translation MIFKKYGTQLLLLAALIVSLVVSLFTDQIDDYYMDIALNAGINIILAVSLNLVNGHTGQFSLGHAAFMAVGAYGSAVLTLQAGAPMAAAFGGGVFGHGLVFVIALLVGGIFAALLGWMVGVPSLRLRGDYLAIVTLGFNEIIRVVFTNTNADGPFGGALGLKGIEPYTNFFWVFAIAAVSVYVVGSMVNSTYGRGFLVVRDDEVAGESMGINTVRYKVTAFVIGAFFAGLAGGLYAHLRTTISAEGFGFLKSVDVVVMVILGGMGSTLGVVIAAVVLTVLNEYLRDFEQYRMIVFSLILIIMMIVRPQGLLPNVVLQRKKKTT, via the coding sequence ATGATCTTCAAGAAGTACGGCACCCAGCTCTTGCTCCTGGCTGCGCTCATCGTGAGCCTGGTCGTCTCGCTGTTCACTGATCAGATCGACGACTACTACATGGACATCGCGCTCAATGCGGGGATCAACATCATCCTCGCCGTGAGCCTGAACCTCGTGAATGGCCACACGGGCCAGTTCTCACTCGGCCATGCCGCCTTTATGGCCGTGGGCGCGTACGGCTCCGCCGTGCTCACCCTTCAAGCGGGAGCTCCGATGGCCGCAGCGTTCGGCGGCGGTGTCTTTGGTCATGGCCTGGTCTTCGTCATCGCACTCCTGGTCGGCGGCATCTTCGCGGCCCTGCTGGGCTGGATGGTCGGTGTGCCCTCGCTGCGCTTGCGCGGGGACTACCTCGCCATCGTGACCTTGGGCTTCAATGAAATCATCCGCGTCGTGTTCACGAATACGAATGCTGATGGCCCCTTCGGCGGCGCGCTCGGCCTCAAGGGCATCGAGCCGTACACGAATTTTTTCTGGGTCTTCGCCATCGCGGCCGTCTCCGTGTACGTGGTGGGCTCCATGGTGAACTCCACCTACGGTCGTGGCTTCCTCGTGGTGCGTGACGATGAAGTGGCCGGTGAATCCATGGGCATCAACACCGTACGGTACAAGGTGACTGCCTTCGTCATTGGCGCCTTCTTCGCCGGTCTCGCGGGCGGTCTCTACGCCCACCTGCGCACCACGATTTCCGCCGAAGGCTTCGGCTTCCTGAAATCCGTGGACGTCGTGGTCATGGTCATCCTGGGCGGCATGGGCAGCACGCTGGGCGTGGTCATCGCCGCCGTGGTGCTCACCGTGCTGAATGAGTACCTGCGCGACTTCGAGCAGTACCGCATGATCGTATTCTCTCTGATCCTCATCATCATGATGATCGTGCGCCCCCAGGGCCTGCTGCCCAATGTGGTGCTCCAGCGCAAGAAGAAGACCACCTGA
- a CDS encoding branched-chain amino acid ABC transporter permease produces MEQFIQQLLNGLFLGAIYALIALGYTMVYGVLRFINFAHGDVFMLGAFAGYYLHKALMPMMSALPAPVSAVVILLLSMLICGVLGIVIELLAYRPLRSRPRLNVLITAIGVSLFLEYTAQYIFGATQRPFPELIPKKTVEGLGGLYVSNTQVIVLVATLLLLLALRFIVMKTKMGLAMRALSLNPTAATLMGVNNSVVISFTFGLGSALAGAGGIFYASLYPSIEPFMGILPGLKAFVAAVLGGIGNIPGAALGGMIIGITETLVAGYSQDIGIPSGYKDGVAFVILILILLFKPSGLLGKVEREKV; encoded by the coding sequence TTGGAGCAGTTCATCCAGCAGTTGCTCAACGGCCTTTTCCTGGGGGCCATCTATGCGCTGATCGCACTGGGGTACACGATGGTGTACGGGGTGCTGCGCTTCATCAACTTCGCGCATGGAGATGTCTTCATGCTGGGCGCCTTTGCAGGGTACTACCTGCACAAGGCGCTCATGCCGATGATGAGCGCCCTGCCCGCCCCTGTCAGCGCAGTCGTCATTCTCCTCCTGTCCATGCTCATCTGCGGGGTCTTGGGGATTGTCATTGAGCTGCTCGCCTATCGGCCACTGCGCAGTCGTCCGAGACTGAATGTGCTGATCACCGCCATCGGTGTGTCGCTCTTCCTGGAGTACACGGCCCAGTACATCTTCGGTGCCACGCAGCGCCCCTTCCCTGAACTCATCCCCAAGAAGACCGTCGAAGGCCTCGGTGGACTCTATGTGTCCAACACCCAGGTCATCGTGCTCGTCGCCACGTTGCTCCTGCTTCTGGCCCTGCGGTTCATCGTAATGAAAACGAAGATGGGTCTGGCAATGCGTGCGCTCTCACTCAACCCCACGGCGGCTACGCTCATGGGGGTGAACAACAGCGTGGTCATCTCCTTCACCTTCGGCCTCGGCTCCGCGCTGGCGGGGGCGGGTGGCATCTTCTACGCCTCGCTCTATCCTTCCATTGAGCCCTTCATGGGCATCCTGCCGGGGTTGAAGGCCTTCGTCGCAGCCGTGCTCGGTGGTATTGGAAATATTCCCGGCGCGGCGCTTGGCGGCATGATCATCGGCATCACGGAGACCCTGGTGGCCGGGTACAGTCAGGACATTGGCATTCCCTCCGGATACAAGGATGGTGTGGCCTTCGTCATCCTCATCCTCATCCTCCTCTTCAAGCCCTCCGGCCTTCTCGGGAAGGTCGAACGCGAGAAAGTATGA
- a CDS encoding histidinol-phosphatase yields the protein MESPEPDQRYYDSHMHTTLCKHARGLPEEYAEIGRKRGLSGIIFTCHSPMPRGFWPQVRMDEAQFDEYVAMVERCREHYQGVLDVRLGMETDYFPGFEDWVQELHGRADFHYILGSVHWQGPEYHDRFGQGTADDFRRSYWDNLAASAETGLFDCLAHPDLIKNYLSTEWTFEPWQETIANSLDRIAKTGVAMELNTSGYNKSYKQMNPSLAMLQMMRERNIPVVVGSDSHRPLRVGENFTGALEKLQRAGYESVRIFEHRKPKDLAIASLLPRLKAAALRLADEPMFFAA from the coding sequence ATGGAATCTCCCGAACCGGACCAGCGCTACTACGACTCCCACATGCACACCACCCTGTGCAAGCATGCCCGGGGATTGCCGGAGGAGTATGCCGAGATTGGTCGCAAGCGCGGGCTCAGCGGCATCATCTTCACCTGTCACAGCCCCATGCCCCGTGGCTTCTGGCCGCAGGTGCGCATGGATGAGGCTCAGTTCGACGAGTACGTGGCCATGGTGGAGCGCTGCCGTGAGCACTACCAGGGCGTGCTGGACGTGCGCCTGGGCATGGAGACGGACTACTTCCCCGGGTTCGAGGACTGGGTGCAGGAGCTACACGGTCGTGCAGATTTCCACTACATCCTCGGCTCCGTGCACTGGCAGGGGCCGGAGTACCACGACCGGTTTGGCCAGGGCACCGCGGACGACTTCCGCCGCAGCTACTGGGATAATCTCGCCGCTTCCGCGGAGACGGGCCTCTTCGACTGCCTCGCCCACCCGGACCTCATCAAGAACTACCTCTCCACCGAGTGGACCTTCGAGCCGTGGCAGGAGACTATTGCCAATTCCCTGGACCGCATCGCAAAAACGGGCGTGGCCATGGAGCTGAATACTTCCGGCTACAACAAGAGCTACAAGCAGATGAACCCCAGCCTCGCCATGCTGCAGATGATGCGGGAGCGGAACATCCCCGTGGTCGTCGGCTCGGACTCGCACCGGCCCCTGCGTGTAGGCGAAAACTTTACCGGCGCCCTGGAAAAATTGCAGCGCGCGGGGTACGAGAGCGTGCGCATCTTCGAGCATCGCAAGCCAAAGGATCTGGCCATTGCGAGTCTCCTGCCCCGGCTGAAAGCAGCGGCGCTCCGCCTGGCGGACGAGCCCATGTTCTTCGCGGCATGA
- a CDS encoding glycosyltransferase family 4 protein, producing MSAAGLQRIAFLGNYLPRLCGIATFTHDLCESVSLAAPHAECFAGAVNDRTEGYDYPPRVRFELLEKDLDSYRRAADFLNFNNVDVLCVQHEFGIYGGPCGSHVLALIKELRMPVVTTLHTILQDPNPVQRRVMEELAERSDRLVVMARKGAEILRETYRVPDAKVDLIPHGILNMPFADSSCYKDQFGVKGRQVLLTFGLLGPGKGIEHVIEALPEIVRRHPDVVYLVLGATHPHLLEREGERYRLSLERLAEDRGVKDHIIFYNRFVSQDDLKEFIGATDIYLTPYLNEAQITSGTLAYVFGAGKAVVSTPYWHAQELLAGGRGELVPFCNSQAIADAVCGLLDDPLRMERIRADAYAMGREMIWPAVAERYLESFQQARATRRATPRTAFAGWTLNSRPYALPPLRLDHVVRMSDGTGIFQHAIFNVPNFHEGYCTDDNARAFILCNMLEEIGGDPPAENLGTLATSYLAFLAAALDYGSGRFRNFMSHGRQWLEDYGSEDSHGRALWAAGVGAGRSRNEGHRRLSAQLFERGLVAVSSFTSPRAWSFTLLGIHEYLRHFKCTAELAAMRELLTDRLVDLWNTCATENWPWFEPYVTYDNARLSQALILSGQWSPDKGALEIGLKSLGWLVSIQKTQAGCYRPIGSNGFYLRDGARADFDQQPVEAQAMVSACYEAFRATQDATWSREAKRAFEWFLGRNDLGLALYDFTTGGCSDGLHHDRVNENQGAESTLAFHLALAEMACAEHPTLPLPLPPP from the coding sequence CTGAGCGCCGCTGGCCTTCAGCGGATTGCTTTCCTTGGTAACTACCTGCCAAGACTTTGTGGGATCGCTACGTTCACCCATGATCTGTGTGAATCGGTGTCCCTCGCGGCTCCCCACGCGGAGTGCTTCGCGGGTGCGGTAAATGATCGCACGGAAGGGTATGACTATCCACCGCGCGTGCGGTTTGAGTTGTTGGAGAAAGACCTGGATTCCTACAGGCGTGCCGCGGACTTTCTGAACTTCAACAACGTGGATGTGCTCTGCGTGCAGCACGAGTTCGGCATCTACGGCGGCCCCTGTGGGAGCCATGTTCTCGCGCTCATCAAGGAACTGCGGATGCCAGTGGTGACCACGCTGCACACCATCCTCCAGGATCCCAATCCCGTGCAACGCAGGGTGATGGAGGAATTGGCCGAACGCAGCGATCGCCTCGTGGTGATGGCGCGAAAGGGTGCTGAGATCCTCCGTGAGACCTACCGGGTTCCGGACGCGAAGGTGGACCTCATCCCGCATGGCATCCTGAATATGCCCTTCGCGGATTCCAGTTGTTACAAGGATCAGTTCGGCGTCAAGGGAAGGCAGGTACTGCTCACCTTTGGTCTCCTCGGTCCGGGCAAGGGCATCGAGCATGTGATAGAGGCACTGCCGGAGATCGTTCGGCGCCATCCGGACGTGGTGTACCTGGTGCTGGGCGCCACGCATCCCCATCTACTGGAGCGTGAGGGCGAGCGCTACCGCCTCAGCCTTGAACGTCTCGCGGAAGACAGGGGCGTGAAAGATCACATCATCTTCTACAATCGCTTCGTCTCGCAGGACGACTTGAAGGAATTCATCGGCGCGACGGACATCTATCTCACGCCGTATCTGAATGAAGCGCAGATCACCTCGGGCACCCTGGCTTACGTGTTTGGTGCGGGGAAGGCGGTGGTCTCCACACCCTACTGGCACGCGCAGGAACTTCTGGCGGGCGGGCGTGGGGAGCTCGTTCCTTTCTGCAATTCCCAGGCGATTGCGGACGCCGTCTGCGGGTTGCTCGATGATCCTCTGCGCATGGAAAGGATCCGTGCCGATGCTTATGCCATGGGTCGCGAGATGATCTGGCCCGCTGTGGCAGAGCGCTACCTGGAATCCTTTCAACAAGCCCGGGCGACGCGGAGGGCCACTCCCCGCACCGCCTTCGCCGGGTGGACCCTCAACAGCCGCCCCTACGCCCTCCCACCACTGCGCTTGGACCATGTGGTGCGCATGAGCGATGGCACAGGCATCTTTCAGCACGCGATCTTCAATGTGCCGAATTTCCACGAAGGCTACTGCACGGATGACAACGCGCGCGCCTTTATCCTGTGCAACATGCTTGAGGAAATCGGGGGTGACCCGCCGGCGGAGAATCTCGGCACCCTGGCCACCAGCTATCTTGCATTTCTCGCCGCAGCTCTCGACTACGGCAGTGGACGCTTCCGCAATTTCATGAGCCATGGGCGCCAGTGGCTGGAGGACTATGGGAGTGAAGACAGCCATGGCCGAGCATTGTGGGCTGCTGGAGTGGGCGCGGGGCGCTCTCGCAATGAAGGCCACCGCAGGCTCTCGGCGCAGCTCTTTGAGCGAGGACTGGTGGCGGTCTCCTCCTTCACCTCACCACGCGCGTGGAGCTTCACCCTGCTGGGCATCCACGAGTATCTGCGCCATTTCAAATGCACTGCGGAACTCGCTGCCATGCGCGAATTGCTCACGGACCGGCTGGTGGATCTCTGGAACACCTGTGCGACCGAGAACTGGCCGTGGTTTGAGCCATATGTCACCTATGATAATGCACGCCTTAGCCAGGCGCTCATCCTCAGTGGCCAGTGGTCGCCGGACAAGGGGGCACTGGAAATCGGGCTCAAATCGCTTGGTTGGCTCGTGTCCATCCAGAAGACGCAGGCAGGCTGCTACCGCCCCATCGGCAGCAACGGATTCTACCTGCGGGATGGTGCACGCGCGGACTTCGACCAACAGCCGGTAGAAGCACAGGCCATGGTGTCTGCGTGCTACGAAGCCTTCCGCGCCACCCAAGATGCCACATGGTCGCGTGAGGCGAAGCGAGCCTTCGAATGGTTCCTCGGTCGCAACGATCTGGGTCTGGCGCTCTATGACTTCACCACAGGCGGTTGCAGCGATGGCCTGCATCATGATCGCGTGAATGAAAATCAGGGCGCGGAGTCCACGCTGGCCTTTCACCTGGCACTTGCCGAGATGGCCTGTGCGGAACATCCCACTCTACCACTGCCGCTTCCTCCTCCATGA
- a CDS encoding ABC transporter ATP-binding protein, with amino-acid sequence MSANLEMENVTVQFGGLRAVGDLSFTVKPGELLGLIGPNGAGKTTVFNLITGVYQPTAGGIRFNGVRVPGHKPHQITRMGIARTFQNIRLFGSMSVFDNVRSAMLMHIRHGITHSLIRARAFRDEERLLATEVHDLLGIFNLEGMAEEPCKSLCYGDQRRLEIVRALATKPKLLLLDEPAAGMNPTEKEELMKLIQFIKEKFDISVMLVEHDMTVVMGICQRIVVLEYGIKIAEGTPEEIQKDPKVIAAYLGTE; translated from the coding sequence ATGAGCGCGAACCTGGAGATGGAGAATGTCACGGTGCAGTTCGGTGGACTGCGCGCCGTGGGTGATCTCAGCTTCACGGTCAAGCCGGGCGAACTGCTCGGCCTCATCGGTCCGAACGGCGCGGGCAAGACCACCGTCTTCAACCTCATCACCGGCGTGTACCAGCCCACCGCCGGCGGCATCCGCTTCAATGGCGTGCGCGTGCCCGGCCACAAGCCGCACCAGATCACGCGCATGGGCATCGCCCGCACGTTCCAGAACATCCGCCTCTTCGGCTCGATGTCCGTCTTCGACAACGTGCGCTCCGCCATGCTGATGCACATCCGGCACGGCATCACCCACTCCCTCATCCGCGCGCGTGCTTTCCGCGATGAAGAAAGGCTCCTCGCCACCGAGGTGCACGACCTGCTCGGCATCTTCAATCTCGAAGGCATGGCCGAGGAACCCTGCAAGTCCCTCTGCTACGGTGACCAGCGCCGCCTGGAAATCGTCCGCGCCCTCGCCACCAAGCCCAAGCTCCTCCTCCTCGACGAACCCGCCGCCGGGATGAATCCCACGGAAAAGGAAGAGCTCATGAAGCTCATCCAGTTCATCAAGGAGAAGTTCGACATCTCCGTGATGCTCGTGGAGCACGACATGACCGTCGTCATGGGCATCTGCCAGCGGATCGTCGTACTGGAGTACGGCATCAAGATTGCCGAAGGAACACCGGAGGAGATTCAGAAGGATCCGAAGGTGATTGCTGCCTACCTTGGAACCGAATAG
- a CDS encoding Gfo/Idh/MocA family oxidoreductase, producing the protein MRYETLRIGAIGAGGFGLFALQQFLQIPDTQLVGIAGTHREAALAMARRFGVADVMSVEALLTDPSVDLVYIATPPFLHFSQARAALEAGKHVICEKPLSMTTAEADELLALARSRDLLCIANLMQRYNPLSDVITRLVESRVLGACLYGRLENFASDEGLAPNHWFWDRKKSGGIFVEHGVHFFDLFAGWLGQGEVVAAQRSLRPGAGIEEMVQCTVRHATGALVHFHHSFTQPSRLDRQEFRLLFERGDVTLEEWVPVRARIRAEVNEEQTRTLMEMFPGSRLDVLKTWGGSERAARGRFQDLDLFQQIDLHHHPDEDKMRRYCELLRSLFEDQLAWLRDRSHVRKITEQNGRDSVAMAAAATALADASEGLR; encoded by the coding sequence ATGAGATATGAAACCCTGCGCATCGGCGCCATCGGCGCGGGGGGATTCGGTCTCTTCGCGCTTCAGCAGTTCCTCCAGATCCCCGACACGCAGCTCGTGGGCATCGCCGGCACTCACCGCGAGGCTGCACTGGCCATGGCGCGGCGCTTCGGCGTTGCTGACGTCATGAGTGTGGAGGCGCTGCTCACGGACCCCAGTGTGGATCTCGTGTACATTGCCACGCCACCGTTTCTCCACTTCTCCCAGGCGCGTGCAGCTCTGGAAGCGGGCAAGCATGTCATCTGCGAAAAGCCGCTCTCCATGACCACCGCCGAAGCGGACGAACTCCTCGCCCTGGCGCGATCTCGGGATCTCCTCTGTATCGCGAATCTCATGCAGCGCTACAATCCGCTGTCCGATGTCATCACCCGCCTCGTGGAGTCTCGCGTGCTCGGTGCCTGCCTCTACGGACGGTTGGAGAACTTCGCCAGCGACGAAGGCCTCGCCCCCAATCATTGGTTCTGGGATCGGAAAAAAAGCGGCGGTATTTTCGTCGAGCACGGCGTTCACTTCTTTGATCTCTTCGCAGGCTGGTTGGGCCAGGGGGAGGTGGTGGCAGCGCAGCGCTCCCTGCGTCCGGGAGCGGGCATCGAAGAGATGGTGCAATGCACCGTGCGCCATGCCACGGGTGCACTGGTACATTTCCACCACAGCTTCACCCAGCCCTCACGCCTGGATCGGCAGGAATTCCGCCTGCTGTTCGAGCGGGGAGACGTCACACTCGAAGAATGGGTGCCGGTCCGTGCCCGCATCCGCGCGGAGGTGAATGAGGAGCAGACGCGCACCCTCATGGAGATGTTTCCCGGCTCCCGGTTGGATGTGCTGAAGACCTGGGGTGGAAGCGAACGAGCCGCCCGTGGCCGCTTCCAGGACCTCGATCTCTTCCAGCAGATTGATCTCCACCATCATCCCGACGAGGACAAGATGCGCCGCTATTGCGAACTGCTGCGCTCCCTTTTCGAGGACCAGCTTGCCTGGCTGCGCGACCGCTCCCACGTCCGGAAAATCACCGAACAGAACGGTCGCGATTCCGTCGCGATGGCCGCCGCAGCGACGGCACTCGCGGATGCGTCTGAAGGGCTGCGGTGA
- a CDS encoding ABC transporter ATP-binding protein encodes MLELQNLEVAYGSIKALHGISLKVPEKSIVTLIGANGAGKSTTLRAISGLLKARGGSVKYNGEDITNAAPHKIVAKGLCHVPEGRMVFANLTVAENLRMGAYLRNDSKGIKEDTDYCFHIFPRLKERVTQAAGTMSGGEQQMLAIARALMGRPRCLMLDEPSLGIAPILVRSIFDQIVAINKERGLTILLVEQNANLALKISSYGYVLETGSVLLEDTAESLQKNPEVRAAYLGD; translated from the coding sequence ATGCTGGAACTGCAAAACCTCGAAGTAGCCTATGGGTCGATAAAGGCGCTCCACGGCATCTCATTGAAGGTGCCCGAGAAATCGATCGTCACCTTGATTGGCGCAAACGGCGCGGGGAAGTCGACGACGTTGCGAGCCATCTCGGGACTGCTCAAGGCACGAGGCGGTAGCGTGAAGTACAACGGCGAGGACATCACCAATGCGGCGCCGCATAAGATTGTAGCGAAGGGACTGTGCCATGTGCCGGAGGGACGCATGGTATTTGCGAACCTCACGGTGGCGGAGAATCTCCGCATGGGGGCCTATCTGCGAAATGACTCGAAGGGCATCAAGGAGGACACGGATTACTGCTTTCACATCTTCCCCCGCTTGAAGGAGCGCGTTACCCAGGCAGCCGGCACCATGTCCGGTGGTGAGCAGCAGATGCTGGCCATCGCGCGTGCGTTGATGGGTCGCCCTCGCTGCCTCATGCTCGATGAGCCTTCCCTGGGCATCGCGCCGATTCTCGTGCGCTCCATCTTCGACCAGATTGTGGCCATCAACAAAGAGCGTGGCCTTACCATCCTGCTGGTGGAACAGAACGCGAATCTCGCGCTGAAAATCTCCAGCTACGGCTACGTGCTCGAAACGGGCAGCGTGCTGCTGGAGGACACGGCGGAATCCCTGCAGAAGAATCCCGAAGTGCGCGCGGCGTATTTGGGGGACTAG
- a CDS encoding four helix bundle protein: MFGFEKLDVWQRAIEFADLVYGVTRSFPSDERFGLTNQMRRAAVSVSSNIAEGSGRISPKDFARFIEIATGSVYEVVSQAFIGRRQGFLSQDQFNELYNSAEHQGKMLSGLRRSLLEA; this comes from the coding sequence ATGTTTGGATTTGAAAAACTCGACGTATGGCAACGAGCCATTGAGTTTGCGGACCTTGTCTATGGCGTGACTCGTTCGTTCCCCTCCGATGAGCGCTTTGGACTGACCAATCAGATGAGGCGCGCCGCCGTTTCCGTTTCATCCAACATTGCTGAAGGCAGCGGACGCATTTCGCCAAAAGATTTTGCCCGGTTCATCGAGATCGCAACAGGGTCAGTTTACGAAGTCGTGTCTCAAGCATTCATCGGACGGAGGCAGGGCTTTCTCTCTCAAGACCAATTCAACGAACTCTACAATAGCGCCGAGCACCAGGGCAAAATGCTGAGTGGCCTCCGCCGTTCTCTTCTCGAAGCTTGA